From Salipiger profundus, a single genomic window includes:
- a CDS encoding SGNH/GDSL hydrolase family protein has protein sequence MADGGVPTTELGEVAGAEAVLANYEGTTGLLTTSALGTLLAASGPLADALGLKADVTTTDALGNRVTSLETIVTSGAVWMDPVDLLADSDITLSGEQTIDGTLTSTSRVAVIGKTDKSLNGVYDTSSGAWSRVAEMDAADEINLSTTFVNGGVTYGGETWKFVVADPDTFILGTDDIGAKKVGDAQSVLDYVNSQIGGKLEASNNLSDLGDPEVARGNLDVPSNAEFAALDSKFDGEGYERSGAAWAIVHEDGKRSLWVDNAGRIYFGDVDVTDAIDGTLQTQFDTLEARQAQNTGFLCIGDSLTEGSGASSTSFSWPAQLSDLYSDARATANRGVGGQSSDQIAGRFGAEAVLVEVDGAEIPASGAVTVNSITPNITYYAGGSKSWPGWIGGIHGTLSASSFTRTTSGTAKAVLATDYFVPDVSAVWLRIWLMWLGRNDGWSSNDGTALLARYERMVEAIPTTQKRFLLLDVLNNAAETSGTAAHTNIVAFNAALMQRFPKNVIPIRKMLIEQGLARAGITPTAQDLTDIANDVIPTSLRADSTHLNNTGYGVVAEIIKDYIDFMEASQWL, from the coding sequence ATGGCCGATGGTGGTGTTCCCACGACGGAACTGGGCGAGGTTGCCGGGGCCGAGGCGGTTCTGGCCAATTACGAAGGCACGACCGGGCTGCTGACGACGAGCGCCCTCGGCACCTTGCTGGCGGCGTCCGGGCCGCTCGCGGATGCGTTGGGCCTCAAGGCGGATGTCACCACGACCGATGCGCTCGGCAATCGGGTCACGTCGCTTGAGACCATCGTCACCTCTGGTGCGGTCTGGATGGACCCGGTCGATCTGCTCGCCGACAGCGACATCACGCTCTCCGGCGAGCAGACCATCGACGGCACGCTCACCAGTACATCGCGGGTGGCTGTGATCGGGAAGACGGACAAGTCCCTGAACGGTGTTTATGACACCTCCTCTGGCGCCTGGTCGCGCGTCGCCGAGATGGACGCCGCCGACGAGATCAACCTGTCGACGACCTTCGTCAACGGCGGCGTGACCTACGGCGGCGAGACTTGGAAGTTCGTTGTCGCCGACCCGGATACCTTCATACTGGGCACGGACGACATCGGCGCGAAGAAGGTCGGTGATGCGCAGTCCGTGCTGGACTACGTGAACAGTCAAATCGGCGGCAAGCTCGAGGCGAGCAACAACCTCTCCGACCTCGGTGATCCGGAAGTCGCCAGAGGCAATCTGGATGTGCCGTCCAACGCCGAGTTCGCTGCGCTGGACAGCAAGTTCGACGGTGAGGGGTATGAGCGCTCTGGCGCCGCTTGGGCCATTGTCCATGAAGATGGTAAACGCAGCCTCTGGGTCGACAACGCCGGCCGTATCTACTTCGGCGACGTGGATGTCACCGATGCAATCGACGGGACGCTTCAGACGCAGTTTGACACGCTTGAAGCCCGCCAGGCCCAAAACACCGGGTTTCTCTGCATCGGCGACAGCCTGACGGAAGGATCCGGCGCGTCTTCCACCAGCTTCTCGTGGCCGGCGCAGCTGTCCGATCTCTACTCGGACGCGCGCGCGACAGCGAACCGGGGCGTCGGCGGGCAGTCGTCCGACCAGATCGCGGGGCGCTTCGGTGCCGAGGCCGTGCTGGTCGAGGTGGACGGCGCCGAGATCCCGGCGAGCGGGGCGGTCACGGTCAACAGTATCACGCCCAACATCACCTACTATGCCGGCGGTTCGAAGTCGTGGCCGGGCTGGATCGGGGGCATTCACGGCACCCTGTCCGCATCGTCGTTCACACGGACCACCAGCGGCACTGCCAAGGCTGTCCTGGCAACGGACTACTTTGTCCCGGACGTCAGCGCAGTCTGGCTCCGCATCTGGCTCATGTGGCTGGGCCGGAACGACGGCTGGTCGAGCAACGACGGAACCGCTCTCCTGGCGCGCTACGAGCGCATGGTCGAAGCGATCCCGACGACGCAGAAGCGCTTCCTCCTGCTCGATGTGCTGAACAACGCCGCCGAGACCTCTGGCACCGCCGCGCACACCAACATCGTGGCCTTCAATGCCGCGCTCATGCAGCGGTTCCCGAAGAACGTCATCCCGATCCGCAAGATGCTGATCGAGCAGGGCCTGGCCCGAGCAGGGATCACGCCGACCGCGCAAGACCTGACCGACATCGCCAACGACGTGATCCCGACCAGCCTGCGCGCCGACAGCACGCACCTGAACAATACGGGCTACGGCGTCGTGGCCGAGATCATCAAGGACTACATCGACTTCATGGAGGCCTCCCAATGGCTCTAG
- the gpJ gene encoding TipJ family phage tail tip protein, whose product MRPNPGVRVVIRLVPGNEGVGSVLLAVVSIAAIALAPTVATALFGAGYSATQLSLVGLGLNFLGAALVGSLIPPVTPDEKERKNRYTLSGWTNELRPDEPVPWPLGRHRYAPPFAARSYTQIIGDEQFVVALFVWGYGRLKISDLRIGETSIDDYDEVEIEHREGVAGDDPVSLYPRQVIEDAESVELVRPLPRDDTGEVTSGAAIETPVVRTTASVTQIASVILWFPTGLYRLNREGDREKSLRVDVRIRQRLSDADEWEEVTTLRLVAKRSDPFFRQFAWQLPSRGRWQIEITRMTQERTNRRYFDKVMLAALQSIRPEYPLNFDKPLALTAIRIRATYQLNGQLDTLNGIVERHADDWDGEAWVEGLPRNPASAFIATLKGPCNPYPATDAEIDWETLQDWHAFCAAKGLRYDRIHEQGETLGEMLQAIAGAGRAAPRHDGIRWTVVIDRRRDQAIDHLSPRTCSDFRWRRDYLDPPHAVRVKFNDETDDWAEAERIIRWPDYAGPISLTEAMTHPGKTHPNEIWIETRRRMYETLYRADTFTCFQDGAARTATRGDLVLVSHYVLSRTQVAARVRRVEGTLVELDAPVTMESGSAYGLGYRVYEDAEDSTGAAQVAAVACVEGTTRLLRLLSVTDVPEVGAAVHFGLRGEESHEMIVTGIEPGKSFGARLTLKLAAPEIEDLADAEVVPDWEASVGDPISVSATPPLAPRFTGIESDNFTGVDDPGPAHIVEALGALQDPYVIIRLAPGEGETALLSHYRLFHRLQGAGSWTELLIWAADAGTQLETYARGDVIELQAVAVALDATEGSYTAVVTHTVGADAAALAAALDSEAITVTGGLGHAVIALAVTDTETAFVQLYRVPAGDTLDTATDAVGAPLPVTPGLTTTITDGDATRTSLVGGGDFNDAGPWTTGTAWTIAGGDASHTAGTADALTQPVALSAGATYRLAVEITGRTAGTLTLSFTGGTPASAAALDADGTHFLELTAATGNDTLDLAASSDFDGAVSRVVLYRETVACAPAGTWDYVLVPQNVDNVAGDPTPAFSATIY is encoded by the coding sequence GTGCGCCCGAACCCGGGCGTGCGGGTGGTGATCCGGCTCGTGCCGGGCAACGAGGGTGTCGGCTCGGTGCTGCTTGCGGTGGTCTCGATCGCCGCGATCGCGCTGGCGCCCACCGTCGCCACCGCGCTCTTCGGCGCCGGCTATTCCGCCACCCAGCTGAGCCTCGTGGGGCTCGGCCTCAACTTCCTCGGCGCGGCGCTGGTGGGCAGCCTCATTCCGCCGGTCACGCCCGATGAGAAGGAGCGCAAGAACCGCTACACGCTCAGCGGCTGGACCAACGAGCTGCGCCCCGACGAGCCGGTGCCCTGGCCGCTCGGCCGCCATCGCTACGCGCCGCCCTTCGCCGCGCGCTCCTACACCCAGATCATCGGCGACGAGCAGTTCGTCGTGGCGCTCTTCGTCTGGGGCTACGGGCGGCTGAAGATCTCCGACCTGCGGATCGGCGAGACCTCGATCGACGACTACGACGAGGTGGAGATCGAGCACCGAGAGGGCGTCGCCGGCGACGACCCGGTCTCGCTCTATCCCCGGCAGGTGATCGAGGACGCCGAGAGCGTCGAGCTGGTCCGCCCACTGCCGCGCGACGACACCGGCGAGGTGACCTCGGGCGCGGCGATCGAGACCCCGGTGGTGCGCACCACCGCCAGCGTGACGCAGATCGCGTCGGTGATCCTTTGGTTCCCGACGGGGCTCTACCGGCTCAACCGGGAGGGCGACAGGGAGAAGAGCCTGCGCGTCGACGTGCGGATTCGCCAGCGGCTCTCGGATGCGGACGAGTGGGAGGAGGTGACGACGCTGCGGCTGGTGGCGAAGCGATCCGATCCGTTCTTTCGCCAGTTCGCCTGGCAGCTGCCCTCGCGCGGGCGCTGGCAGATCGAGATCACCCGGATGACGCAGGAGCGCACGAACCGGCGCTACTTCGACAAGGTCATGCTGGCGGCGCTGCAGTCGATCCGGCCCGAGTATCCGCTGAACTTCGACAAGCCGCTGGCGCTGACCGCGATCCGGATCCGGGCGACCTACCAGCTGAACGGCCAGCTCGACACTCTCAACGGCATCGTGGAGCGCCATGCCGACGACTGGGATGGCGAGGCGTGGGTGGAGGGGCTGCCGCGCAACCCGGCCTCGGCGTTCATTGCCACGTTGAAGGGGCCCTGCAATCCCTATCCGGCCACCGACGCCGAGATCGACTGGGAGACCCTGCAGGACTGGCACGCCTTCTGCGCCGCGAAGGGGCTGCGCTACGATCGCATCCACGAGCAGGGCGAGACGCTGGGCGAGATGCTGCAGGCGATCGCCGGCGCCGGGCGAGCCGCACCGCGCCACGACGGGATCCGCTGGACGGTGGTCATCGACCGCAGGCGCGACCAGGCCATCGACCATCTCTCGCCGCGCACCTGCTCGGACTTCCGCTGGCGCCGCGACTACCTCGACCCGCCGCATGCGGTGCGGGTCAAGTTCAACGACGAGACCGACGACTGGGCGGAGGCGGAGCGGATCATTCGCTGGCCGGATTACGCGGGGCCGATCTCGCTCACCGAAGCGATGACGCACCCGGGCAAGACGCATCCCAACGAGATCTGGATCGAGACCCGCCGGCGGATGTACGAGACGCTCTACCGCGCCGACACCTTCACCTGCTTCCAGGACGGGGCCGCGCGCACCGCCACGCGCGGCGACCTGGTGCTGGTCTCGCATTACGTGCTGAGCCGCACGCAGGTCGCGGCCCGGGTGCGGCGGGTCGAGGGCACGCTCGTCGAGCTCGACGCGCCGGTGACCATGGAGTCCGGCAGCGCCTACGGGCTGGGTTACCGGGTCTACGAGGACGCCGAAGACAGCACCGGCGCCGCCCAGGTCGCCGCCGTGGCCTGCGTCGAAGGCACCACCCGGCTCCTGCGGCTCCTGTCGGTCACCGACGTGCCCGAGGTGGGCGCGGCCGTGCACTTCGGGCTGCGGGGCGAGGAGAGCCACGAGATGATCGTCACCGGCATCGAGCCGGGCAAGAGCTTCGGGGCGCGGCTGACGCTGAAGCTGGCGGCGCCGGAGATCGAGGACCTGGCGGATGCCGAGGTCGTTCCGGACTGGGAAGCGAGCGTGGGCGATCCGATCAGCGTCAGCGCCACCCCGCCGCTGGCGCCGCGCTTCACCGGCATCGAGAGCGACAACTTCACGGGGGTCGACGATCCCGGGCCGGCCCATATCGTGGAGGCGCTCGGCGCGCTGCAGGACCCTTACGTGATCATCCGGCTCGCGCCGGGAGAGGGCGAGACGGCGCTGCTGTCGCATTACCGCCTGTTCCACCGGCTGCAGGGGGCGGGCAGCTGGACCGAGCTGCTGATCTGGGCGGCCGACGCCGGCACGCAGCTCGAGACCTACGCGCGGGGCGATGTCATCGAGCTGCAGGCGGTGGCGGTGGCGCTGGATGCGACCGAGGGCAGCTACACCGCCGTCGTGACCCATACGGTGGGCGCGGACGCGGCGGCGCTGGCGGCGGCGCTCGACAGCGAGGCGATCACGGTGACGGGCGGGCTCGGCCACGCGGTGATCGCGCTGGCGGTGACCGACACCGAAACGGCCTTCGTGCAGCTCTACCGGGTGCCCGCCGGCGACACGCTCGACACCGCGACGGACGCGGTGGGCGCGCCCCTGCCGGTGACGCCGGGGCTCACCACCACGATCACCGACGGCGACGCCACGCGGACCAGCCTCGTCGGCGGCGGCGACTTCAACGACGCAGGCCCCTGGACGACGGGCACCGCCTGGACCATCGCCGGCGGCGACGCCAGCCACACGGCCGGCACCGCCGATGCGCTGACCCAGCCGGTCGCGCTCAGCGCCGGCGCGACCTACCGGCTCGCGGTGGAGATCACCGGACGCACCGCCGGCACGCTCACGCTGTCCTTCACCGGCGGCACCCCGGCAAGCGCCGCCGCGCTCGACGCCGACGGCACCCATTTCCTCGAACTGACGGCTGCCACCGGCAACGACACGCTCGATCTGGCGGCAAGCAGCGACTTCGACGGCGCCGTGAGCCGCGTGGTGCTCTACCGCGAGACCGTCGCCTGCGCGCCGGCCGGGACCTGGGACTACGTCCTGGTCCCGCAAAACGTTGACAATGTCGCGGGCGATCCGACGCCCGCATTCTCTGCCACGATTTATTAA
- a CDS encoding C40 family peptidase, whose amino-acid sequence MSWSNAYIGLPHVAFGRERDGCDCWGLVRLVYREQLGIDLPAYAPARACALEEAEIEALIGTAVIGGDWVQVARPEAFDVLVFRRGGYRSHIGLVVDARFMLHSPETGSALADITAPRWRSRFEGAWRFRGRA is encoded by the coding sequence ATGAGCTGGTCCAACGCCTACATCGGCCTGCCGCATGTCGCTTTCGGGCGGGAGCGCGACGGCTGCGACTGCTGGGGGCTTGTGCGCCTTGTCTACCGCGAGCAGCTCGGGATCGACCTGCCGGCCTACGCGCCCGCGCGCGCCTGCGCATTGGAAGAGGCGGAGATCGAGGCGCTGATCGGCACGGCCGTGATCGGCGGGGACTGGGTGCAGGTGGCGCGGCCCGAGGCCTTCGACGTGCTGGTCTTCCGCCGGGGCGGCTACCGCAGCCACATCGGTCTCGTCGTGGATGCCCGCTTCATGCTGCACAGCCCCGAGACCGGCTCGGCGCTCGCCGACATCACCGCGCCGCGCTGGCGGTCCCGCTTCGAAGGCGCCTGGCGCTTCCGGGGGCGCGCATGA
- a CDS encoding phage tail tip lysozyme, which produces MKLADVKNIVVSPLFGEPGHTHISTDGDASINDAPSGDEIAPRDLLPGTDEDEWINAASILVTYDGAQPSAAQCEALKVEIWRWLEVCPDAMVVGPEVMPMAVQSDFVVRTWWDQMPTPDFSAMEAFSTPAMTVTAMNVTIGGPGLNALAGAGGAATPAGMISGGASLGGSSDVQQQIWSFFAGKGLEPHQIAAIMGNVSAESAFNPLAVGDGGTSFGLFQHHAGRGQGLLGAVGGMDGLGDVQAQLDYVWQELLTGENGVLQKLLASTDVRAATEAFVGFERPQGWSAMNPTGAHGWDTRLSSAEAALGQFATTAVGATQNLGTLGSGFDMLGSVLSSLTSGGAGGGAGGGWIGSLIGAIFSPGEAPPANADGGYQYFPGGSRADTGLIRISSGEFVVNGAATARNRGLLEWINSGGDAMASLPARANGGGFASGGYDTGPREVQIVTPPGVPMSATLEEEPMPGGGRRERYVLAEMVGGALSMPGGAARRTMRNAFGVRPKGALR; this is translated from the coding sequence ATGAAGCTCGCAGACGTCAAAAACATCGTCGTGTCCCCGCTCTTCGGAGAGCCGGGGCATACCCACATCTCGACTGACGGAGATGCCTCGATCAACGACGCACCGTCCGGCGACGAGATCGCGCCCCGTGACCTCCTGCCGGGCACCGACGAGGATGAGTGGATCAATGCCGCGTCGATCCTGGTCACCTACGACGGCGCGCAACCCTCGGCCGCGCAGTGCGAGGCGTTGAAGGTCGAGATCTGGCGCTGGCTCGAGGTGTGCCCGGACGCGATGGTCGTGGGCCCGGAGGTGATGCCGATGGCGGTTCAGTCCGACTTCGTCGTCCGGACGTGGTGGGATCAGATGCCGACGCCGGACTTCTCGGCGATGGAGGCCTTCTCCACTCCGGCGATGACGGTCACGGCGATGAACGTGACGATCGGCGGTCCGGGGCTCAACGCGCTCGCCGGCGCTGGCGGGGCGGCGACGCCGGCCGGGATGATCTCTGGCGGGGCGAGCCTCGGCGGCTCGTCGGACGTGCAGCAGCAGATCTGGAGCTTCTTCGCCGGCAAGGGGCTGGAGCCGCACCAGATCGCGGCGATCATGGGCAACGTCTCGGCGGAGAGCGCGTTCAACCCGCTCGCGGTGGGCGACGGCGGGACCTCCTTCGGTCTGTTCCAGCACCACGCCGGGCGGGGGCAGGGGCTGCTCGGCGCCGTCGGCGGGATGGACGGCCTGGGCGACGTGCAGGCGCAGCTCGACTACGTCTGGCAGGAGCTGCTCACCGGCGAGAACGGCGTGCTGCAGAAGCTGCTCGCCTCGACGGATGTGCGCGCGGCGACCGAGGCCTTCGTGGGCTTCGAGCGCCCGCAGGGCTGGTCGGCGATGAACCCGACCGGGGCGCATGGCTGGGACACGCGACTGTCGTCGGCGGAAGCCGCGCTGGGTCAGTTCGCCACCACGGCCGTGGGCGCGACGCAGAACCTCGGCACGCTCGGCAGCGGCTTCGACATGCTGGGCTCGGTGCTCTCCAGCCTGACCAGCGGTGGCGCGGGCGGCGGTGCCGGCGGCGGCTGGATCGGCAGCCTGATCGGCGCGATCTTCTCGCCGGGCGAGGCGCCGCCCGCCAATGCCGATGGCGGCTACCAGTATTTTCCGGGGGGCAGCCGGGCGGACACCGGGCTGATCCGGATCAGCTCCGGCGAGTTCGTCGTGAACGGGGCCGCGACGGCGCGCAACAGGGGCCTGCTGGAATGGATCAACTCGGGCGGGGACGCCATGGCGAGCCTGCCGGCGCGCGCCAACGGTGGCGGCTTCGCCAGCGGCGGGTATGACACCGGCCCCCGCGAGGTGCAGATCGTCACCCCGCCGGGCGTTCCGATGTCGGCCACGCTCGAGGAAGAGCCGATGCCCGGCGGTGGCCGGCGCGAGCGCTACGTGCTGGCGGAGATGGTCGGCGGCGCGCTGTCGATGCCCGGCGGCGCCGCGCGGCGCACCATGCGCAACGCCTTCGGCGTCCGCCCGAAGGGGGCGCTGCGATGA
- the gpJ gene encoding TipJ family phage tail tip protein: MILRFPTGLYRLNREGDREKSLRVDVRIRQRLSDADEWEEVTTLRLVAKRTEPFFRQFAWQLPSRGRWQIEITRMTQERTNRRYFDKVMLAALQSIRPEYPLNFDKPLALTAIRIRATYQLNGQLDTLNGIVECHADDWDGEAWVEGLPRNLASAFIATLKGPCNPYPATDAEIDWETLQDWHAFCAAKGLRYDRIHEQGETLGEMLQAIAGAGRAAPRHDGIRWTVVIDRRRDQAIDHLSPRTCSDFRWCRDYLDPPHAVRVRFNDETDDWAEAERIIRWPDYAGPISLTEAMTHPGKTHPDEIWIETRRRMYETLYRADTFTCFQDGAARTATRGDLVLVSHYVLSRTQVAARVRRVEGTLVELDAPVTMEAGSAYGLGYRVYEDAEDSTGAAQVAAVAGVEGTTRLLRLLSVTAVPEVGAAVHFGLRGEESHEMIVTGIEPGKSFGARLTLKLAAPEIEDLADAEVVPDWEASVGDPISVSATPPLAPRFTGIESDNFAGLDDPGYVHLEIAAEDPFVIIRLAPGEGETALLSHYRLFHRLQGGGQLDRAADLGGRCRHAARDLRAGRCHRAAGGGGGAGRDRGQLHRRRDPYGGRGRGGAGGGARR, from the coding sequence GTGATCCTTCGGTTCCCGACGGGGCTCTACCGGCTCAACCGGGAGGGCGACAGGGAGAAGAGCCTGCGCGTCGACGTGCGCATCCGCCAGCGGCTGTCGGACGCGGACGAGTGGGAGGAGGTGACGACGCTGCGGCTGGTGGCGAAGCGGACCGAGCCGTTCTTCCGCCAGTTCGCCTGGCAGCTGCCCTCGCGCGGGCGCTGGCAGATCGAGATCACGCGGATGACGCAGGAGCGCACGAACCGGCGCTACTTCGACAAGGTCATGCTGGCGGCGCTGCAGTCGATCCGGCCCGAGTATCCGCTGAACTTCGACAAGCCGCTGGCGCTGACCGCGATCCGCATCCGGGCGACCTACCAGCTGAACGGCCAGCTCGACACTCTCAACGGCATCGTCGAGTGCCATGCCGACGACTGGGATGGCGAGGCGTGGGTCGAGGGGCTGCCGCGTAACCTGGCCTCGGCGTTCATTGCCACGTTGAAGGGGCCCTGCAATCCCTATCCGGCCACCGACGCCGAGATCGACTGGGAGACCCTGCAGGACTGGCACGCCTTCTGCGCGGCGAAGGGGCTGCGCTACGATCGCATCCACGAGCAGGGCGAGACGCTGGGCGAGATGCTGCAGGCGATCGCCGGCGCCGGGCGGGCGGCACCGCGCCACGACGGCATCCGCTGGACGGTGGTCATCGATCGCAGGCGCGACCAGGCCATCGACCATCTCTCGCCGCGCACCTGCTCGGACTTCCGCTGGTGCCGCGACTACCTCGACCCGCCGCATGCGGTGCGGGTCAGGTTCAACGACGAGACCGACGACTGGGCGGAGGCCGAGCGGATCATCCGCTGGCCGGATTACGCGGGGCCGATCTCGCTGACCGAGGCGATGACGCACCCGGGCAAGACGCATCCCGACGAGATCTGGATCGAGACCCGCCGGCGGATGTACGAGACGCTCTACCGCGCCGACACCTTCACCTGCTTCCAGGACGGGGCTGCGCGCACCGCCACGCGCGGCGACCTGGTGCTGGTCTCGCATTACGTGCTGAGCCGCACGCAGGTCGCGGCCCGGGTGCGCCGGGTCGAGGGCACGCTCGTCGAGCTCGACGCGCCGGTGACGATGGAGGCCGGCAGCGCCTACGGGCTGGGCTACCGGGTCTACGAGGACGCCGAGGACAGCACCGGCGCCGCCCAGGTCGCCGCCGTGGCCGGCGTCGAAGGCACCACCCGGCTCCTGCGGCTCCTGTCGGTCACCGCCGTGCCGGAGGTGGGCGCGGCCGTGCACTTCGGGCTGCGCGGCGAGGAGAGCCACGAGATGATCGTCACCGGCATCGAGCCGGGCAAGAGCTTCGGAGCGCGGCTGACGCTGAAGCTGGCGGCGCCGGAGATCGAGGACCTGGCGGATGCCGAGGTCGTTCCGGACTGGGAAGCGAGCGTGGGCGATCCGATCAGCGTCAGCGCCACCCCGCCGCTGGCGCCGCGCTTCACCGGCATCGAGAGCGACAACTTCGCGGGTCTCGACGATCCCGGTTACGTCCATCTCGAGATCGCGGCCGAGGATCCCTTCGTGATCATCCGGCTCGCGCCGGGGGAGGGCGAGACGGCGCTGCTGTCGCATTACCGCCTGTTCCACCGGCTGCAGGGGGGCGGGCAGCTGGACCGAGCTGCTGATCTGGGCGGCCGATGCCGGCACGCAGCTCGAGACCTACGCGCGGGGCGATGTCATCGAGCTGCAGGCGGTGGCGGTGGCGCTGGACGCGACCGAGGGCAGCTACACCGCCGTCGTGACCCATACGGTGGGCGCGGACGCGGCGGCGCTGGCGGCGGCGCTCGACGCTGA
- a CDS encoding IS110 family transposase produces the protein MEHYAGLDVSLKEISICVVDRDGKMIARGACPSDPEGVAGWFRNRSLMPRRIVHESGNLSIWLQRGMTRLGLPATCIDARKAHKSLSARLNKSDASDAEGLAQLARTGWFTEVHIRSEEADRLRCLVGARERSIRLRKDLEGHIRGVLKTFGIRMVGIGEGRQRQAFRDQLAAAGATDPVLRAIADGFISAHATLCKVADDLDKAVKKRAKAHPVARRLMTIPGVGPVNALSFIALVDDPGRFSRTSDVGAFLGLTPKRHQSGEVDWSGRVSKCGDGAMRGLLFEAASCMIGQVKRFSPLKSWAVRLAGRRGFRKAAVATARKIAVLMLTLWKNGTDYQWTKEATA, from the coding sequence ATGGAACACTATGCGGGGTTGGATGTTTCGCTGAAAGAGATTTCGATCTGTGTTGTGGATCGTGATGGTAAGATGATCGCACGCGGCGCTTGCCCGTCCGATCCGGAGGGTGTGGCAGGCTGGTTTCGAAACCGCTCGCTCATGCCGCGCCGGATTGTACATGAGAGTGGGAACTTGTCGATTTGGCTGCAGCGCGGAATGACGCGACTCGGGCTTCCGGCCACCTGTATCGATGCACGCAAGGCGCACAAAAGCCTCTCGGCCCGGCTCAACAAGTCTGACGCCTCCGATGCCGAGGGGTTGGCGCAGCTCGCCCGAACTGGCTGGTTTACCGAGGTGCATATCCGCAGCGAAGAGGCCGACCGGCTGCGGTGCCTTGTCGGTGCCCGTGAGAGGTCGATCCGGTTGCGCAAGGACCTCGAAGGTCACATCCGTGGCGTCCTCAAAACCTTCGGCATCCGCATGGTCGGTATCGGCGAGGGGCGGCAGAGGCAGGCGTTCCGCGATCAACTGGCGGCAGCGGGCGCGACCGACCCGGTTCTGCGAGCCATAGCCGATGGCTTCATCAGTGCCCATGCCACCCTGTGCAAAGTGGCTGACGACCTAGACAAGGCAGTGAAGAAAAGGGCCAAGGCCCATCCTGTTGCGCGCCGTCTGATGACCATCCCCGGTGTCGGCCCCGTCAACGCGCTCAGCTTCATAGCCCTGGTTGATGATCCCGGTCGGTTCAGCCGAACGTCAGATGTGGGCGCTTTCCTCGGGCTGACGCCAAAGCGACATCAGTCTGGCGAGGTGGATTGGTCTGGGCGCGTCTCGAAATGCGGTGACGGCGCGATGCGAGGGCTACTGTTCGAGGCGGCGTCTTGCATGATTGGTCAGGTGAAACGTTTCTCGCCGCTCAAAAGCTGGGCCGTGCGACTGGCCGGACGGCGCGGCTTCCGCAAGGCGGCGGTCGCGACCGCTCGCAAAATCGCCGTGCTGATGCTGACGCTCTGGAAAAATGGAACCGACTATCAATGGACAAAGGAGGCCACCGCCTGA
- a CDS encoding S24 family peptidase: MVCRGHLSAKHCALMTAIGNSMAPSTWDGDLVMINRRKRKPIPGRVCAFHSIEDGTIIRRFELIPGNALLARCDNPDQRLFPPLLHTELGKLEDRVLGEVTWTGHIWYLAGPKR; this comes from the coding sequence ATGGTTTGCCGAGGCCATTTGAGCGCAAAGCACTGCGCGCTCATGACCGCGATTGGAAACAGCATGGCACCGTCGACCTGGGACGGGGACCTGGTGATGATAAACCGTCGAAAGAGGAAGCCCATCCCCGGCAGGGTCTGCGCCTTTCACTCGATCGAGGACGGTACCATCATACGTAGGTTCGAACTTATCCCTGGAAACGCGCTGCTAGCACGTTGCGACAATCCCGACCAAAGGTTGTTCCCACCACTACTCCACACGGAGCTGGGAAAGCTCGAAGACAGGGTCTTGGGCGAGGTCACTTGGACAGGTCATATCTGGTATCTGGCCGGGCCGAAGCGGTGA